The proteins below come from a single Acidobacteriota bacterium genomic window:
- a CDS encoding tetratricopeptide repeat protein: MIAIILYSPIAAVAQDLVAISSITGGSSVFVFRNTAKAAKRTIVSVKPTRTKAQRIETVVKIKRQYETLAKVAPKRIKADAVDPVKNPVSKSLPPAQGAMRFAGVGEFYLDKGDVELATAAFRDALELDENNAAARSGYSEALSTKGNDLLVKDQANAAKSLFLEALKFNPKNSAAYFGLAESYTELNETAQAIASYEKAIENDKDLTEIYVPLGILYYQNGEIAKADDLLTKTIAKSPDLAEAQFFLGLVRTAQSRDDEALTAFTRAKTLDPTNAEAFFNSAETLVRLKRLEAAIPDYEKATELKPAYFDAWFGLGEVYFMLGNYPKAIVAYQAAAKLKNNDWEVFAGLGEGFRLTNEFEKAEANYRLAGLFLAQKTGYDKAKVAEFNSKIGLVIGQQCDVNQAKRIICNWPSAIKALQKAVDETQNPVDYVNLGWAYFRAGHEEAENKNLPVATPFLENAKAALQKAVDSGPPAEDFALQNLASVYIDLGDNRSAIDTLNKLIPKRPDLDFARYALGVAYFKNNDFVNAEKWFRAAIDQDPKNVVYYMALGNALISRKDGKGLKALIDRIRPIDAAAADELDKKRIAFRM, translated from the coding sequence ATGATCGCAATTATCCTTTATTCTCCTATCGCTGCGGTCGCTCAGGATCTGGTCGCGATCAGCAGTATTACTGGCGGATCAAGTGTTTTTGTGTTTAGGAATACGGCAAAAGCCGCGAAGCGCACGATCGTCTCAGTAAAACCCACCCGGACAAAAGCCCAGCGAATAGAGACCGTAGTTAAGATCAAGAGGCAGTATGAAACGCTGGCTAAGGTCGCACCTAAACGTATAAAAGCTGACGCGGTCGATCCGGTCAAGAACCCGGTTTCCAAATCCCTTCCGCCTGCCCAAGGTGCGATGCGCTTCGCGGGCGTCGGTGAGTTCTACCTGGATAAAGGAGATGTTGAGCTTGCTACAGCCGCATTTCGCGATGCCCTTGAGCTGGACGAGAATAATGCGGCAGCACGATCGGGATACAGTGAAGCTCTTTCAACTAAAGGAAATGACCTGCTCGTAAAAGATCAGGCGAATGCCGCAAAGTCTCTATTCCTCGAAGCTCTTAAGTTTAATCCGAAGAATTCTGCCGCGTATTTCGGTTTAGCAGAATCGTATACGGAATTGAATGAGACGGCCCAGGCTATCGCGAGTTACGAAAAGGCCATCGAAAATGACAAGGATCTTACCGAGATATACGTACCGCTGGGCATTCTGTATTACCAGAACGGCGAGATCGCAAAGGCTGATGATCTGTTAACGAAGACAATTGCCAAGTCTCCCGATCTTGCCGAAGCACAGTTCTTTCTTGGCCTGGTACGAACGGCTCAGTCTCGAGATGACGAAGCTCTCACCGCGTTCACCAGGGCCAAAACACTGGACCCGACAAATGCGGAAGCCTTTTTCAATTCCGCGGAAACGCTCGTACGGCTAAAGCGTTTAGAAGCGGCGATACCGGACTATGAAAAGGCCACCGAGCTAAAGCCGGCATATTTCGACGCCTGGTTTGGCCTCGGCGAGGTTTATTTCATGCTCGGCAATTATCCTAAGGCGATCGTCGCTTATCAGGCGGCAGCGAAGCTTAAGAACAACGATTGGGAAGTTTTTGCCGGGCTCGGCGAGGGCTTTCGCCTGACCAATGAGTTCGAAAAAGCAGAGGCAAATTACCGGCTGGCAGGCCTCTTCCTTGCCCAAAAAACTGGTTATGACAAAGCGAAGGTTGCGGAATTCAACAGTAAGATCGGCCTCGTAATCGGCCAACAGTGCGACGTCAATCAGGCTAAAAGAATAATATGCAACTGGCCCTCGGCGATCAAAGCTCTTCAGAAAGCCGTCGATGAGACGCAAAATCCGGTCGATTATGTGAACCTCGGTTGGGCATATTTCCGCGCCGGCCATGAAGAGGCTGAGAACAAGAACTTACCGGTTGCTACGCCGTTCCTCGAGAACGCGAAAGCGGCGCTCCAAAAAGCCGTTGATTCAGGACCGCCGGCAGAAGATTTTGCTTTGCAAAATCTTGCCTCCGTATATATCGACCTGGGCGATAACCGATCGGCTATTGACACCCTAAATAAGTTGATCCCAAAAAGGCCAGATCTTGATTTTGCGCGATACGCTCTGGGCGTTGCGTACTTCAAGAATAATGACTTTGTGAACGCTGAAAAATGGTTCAGAGCGGCGATCGATCAGGACCCCAAGAACGTCGTATATTACATGGCCCTGGGTAATGCTCTGATCAGCCGAAAAGACGGCAAAGGACTTAAAGCACTCATTGACCGAATCAGGCCGATCGATGCAGCTGCCGCAGATGAACTCGACAAAAAGCGTATCGCATTCAGAATGTAG
- a CDS encoding UDP-N-acetylmuramate dehydrogenase — MKPTLNIQQNVNLAPFTTLKIGGNARYFVRAETEQQVVETIKFAGDNDLKLFILGGGSNILIADTGFDGVVLNVAIPGIQETEAKSSNFGSESANVLESETVSMQRITVGAGEDWDNFVKYCVDRNLAGVECLSGIPGFVGGTPVQNVGAYGQEVAETIIEVRCFDRTTGEVISLSNAECGFSYRTSIFNSTYRERFIVLSVTFAMHQNGRPKLVYKDLIEYFAGQKPTLAEVRDAVLNIRRSKSMVIEPDDPNSKSAGSFFKNPIVSRSKLEDLKANYDRIPSFEYGDMFKVPAAWLIENAGFNKGFVLGEAGISSNHSLALINRGNASSNEIVVLKERIQGAVAAKFGIELHPEPVFIGF; from the coding sequence TTGAAACCGACCCTTAACATACAGCAAAACGTAAATCTCGCCCCATTTACAACTCTCAAGATCGGCGGCAATGCCCGTTATTTCGTCCGGGCCGAAACGGAGCAGCAGGTTGTCGAAACCATTAAATTTGCCGGCGATAACGATCTGAAACTGTTCATTTTAGGCGGCGGCAGCAATATACTGATCGCCGATACCGGCTTCGACGGCGTTGTTTTGAATGTCGCGATCCCGGGAATCCAAGAGACCGAAGCTAAGAGTTCAAATTTTGGATCTGAAAGTGCCAATGTTTTGGAATCCGAAACTGTGAGCATGCAACGTATCACAGTCGGTGCTGGCGAGGATTGGGATAACTTCGTGAAATACTGCGTAGACCGCAACCTGGCCGGTGTTGAGTGTCTTAGCGGAATTCCCGGATTTGTTGGTGGAACACCTGTCCAAAATGTTGGTGCCTATGGACAGGAGGTTGCCGAAACCATTATCGAGGTTCGCTGCTTCGATCGCACAACCGGCGAGGTTATTTCGCTCAGCAATGCGGAATGCGGATTTTCTTATCGCACAAGCATTTTCAATTCGACTTATCGCGAGCGATTCATCGTTCTCAGCGTAACTTTTGCCATGCATCAAAATGGCAGGCCAAAGCTCGTTTACAAAGATCTGATCGAATATTTCGCCGGGCAAAAGCCGACCCTCGCAGAAGTTCGTGATGCCGTTTTGAATATCCGGCGATCTAAATCCATGGTTATCGAACCGGATGATCCAAATTCGAAAAGCGCGGGTTCATTCTTCAAAAATCCGATCGTTTCCAGATCTAAACTGGAGGATCTTAAGGCTAACTATGACCGTATTCCGTCTTTTGAATATGGCGATATGTTCAAGGTTCCGGCGGCCTGGTTGATCGAGAATGCAGGTTTTAACAAGGGCTTTGTACTCGGCGAAGCAGGAATATCATCGAATCACAGCCTCGCATTGATAAATCGCGGCAACGCAAGTTCGAACGAGATCGTCGTTCTAAAAGAGAGAATCCAAGGAGCGGTTGCTGCAAAGTTTGGCATCGAACTGCATCCTGAGCCGGTTTTTATTGGGTTTTGA
- a CDS encoding tetratricopeptide repeat protein, whose product MRSFLVFAVLASMLPLPQAVRAQDLVPSEELAGGASVFVFRDSRKKPQSRASGGRVSLAAGGQVRTPKSAAQTSAQIANAAKKRRAAAIAARKQAAKAEANRKLALSNTLTTKAEGFLDSDQTDLAIKNYRDALVQNSKNTRATEGLSNALTAKGIVVAGDSNNEASAVYFEEAVKLDAKNDVAYAKLGAIHDTYGRKDKALANYEKALAINPEYSTLFAPIGIAYLDSGEIAKAESYLQRSDAAGVDTAGFSLPSWCGSFQTK is encoded by the coding sequence TTGAGATCGTTTCTTGTTTTCGCCGTCTTGGCTTCGATGCTGCCTCTGCCTCAGGCCGTTCGAGCTCAGGATCTCGTGCCAAGCGAGGAATTAGCCGGCGGGGCCAGCGTTTTCGTCTTTCGTGATTCACGAAAGAAGCCGCAATCCCGCGCGAGTGGCGGGCGTGTCAGCCTGGCGGCGGGTGGGCAGGTTCGAACACCGAAAAGTGCAGCCCAAACCTCGGCCCAGATCGCAAACGCTGCCAAAAAACGCAGAGCAGCTGCGATCGCTGCTCGCAAGCAGGCCGCGAAAGCTGAGGCGAACCGCAAACTTGCGCTTTCGAATACGCTCACAACAAAAGCGGAAGGATTTCTCGATAGCGATCAGACAGATCTAGCGATCAAGAATTACCGCGATGCTCTTGTTCAGAATTCTAAGAATACCAGGGCTACTGAAGGCCTTAGCAACGCACTGACCGCGAAGGGAATAGTCGTCGCGGGCGATTCCAACAACGAAGCTTCGGCCGTGTATTTTGAAGAAGCGGTCAAACTTGACGCAAAAAATGACGTCGCCTACGCCAAACTCGGGGCGATCCACGATACCTACGGGCGGAAAGATAAAGCTCTCGCGAATTATGAAAAAGCCCTCGCGATAAATCCCGAGTATTCAACACTATTTGCTCCAATTGGAATAGCTTATCTTGACAGCGGTGAGATCGCGAAAGCCGAGTCATACCTCCAGAGATCGGATGCGGCCGGGGTCGACACTGCCGGATTCTCGCTACCTTCGTGGTGTGGTTCTTTTCAAACAAAATAA
- a CDS encoding tetratricopeptide repeat protein — protein MVLFKQNKDAEAMTALNKALELDGRFVEAQYHRGQILDRTGKSAEALASYRKTLEWEPAFTPAQFGIGVASYNAGDYAGAAAAYEQVVKTEKDNYQAHANLASAYRQLERFTDANAEYALASTGIKTADLYSEWGYCLGKVAEWEKAQARLQTAKEMSPTAIDNSNVGWAYYNAGQAQAAAKESEKAKASYALAKAALETAVQLDPKLDAALLNLGSTHNGLGEFQLAVNVLKNVLGIRKDWAIAANQLGMGYRGLGDLKNAVVTFKRIVDLDKNNVTGLFNLGDAYYASGNAKEAKKINDQLRKINPSAAAKLDNVLSGKAVIDATKQKIENKIPRIPRFPF, from the coding sequence GTGGTTCTTTTCAAACAAAATAAAGACGCGGAAGCCATGACCGCTCTGAACAAGGCTCTCGAACTCGACGGCCGATTTGTTGAGGCCCAGTACCATCGCGGGCAGATCCTGGATCGTACGGGTAAATCAGCTGAGGCTTTAGCGTCCTACCGGAAAACTCTTGAATGGGAGCCTGCGTTCACGCCGGCACAGTTCGGGATCGGTGTTGCCTCGTACAATGCCGGTGACTACGCTGGTGCCGCCGCCGCATACGAACAGGTCGTTAAGACCGAAAAAGATAATTACCAGGCTCATGCGAACCTCGCGAGTGCATACCGACAGCTCGAACGTTTTACGGATGCCAATGCCGAATACGCTCTTGCTTCCACAGGCATAAAAACTGCCGACCTTTATAGCGAATGGGGCTATTGTCTCGGCAAGGTGGCAGAATGGGAAAAAGCACAGGCCCGGCTGCAGACGGCGAAAGAAATGAGCCCGACAGCTATTGACAATTCGAACGTAGGGTGGGCATATTACAATGCCGGCCAAGCTCAGGCTGCGGCAAAGGAATCTGAGAAAGCTAAGGCGAGCTATGCGTTGGCTAAAGCCGCACTCGAAACCGCAGTGCAGCTGGATCCGAAGCTCGATGCGGCTTTGCTCAATCTGGGATCGACGCACAACGGACTTGGTGAATTCCAACTTGCGGTAAACGTCCTGAAAAACGTGCTCGGAATACGCAAGGATTGGGCGATCGCAGCAAATCAGCTTGGAATGGGTTATCGCGGGCTTGGCGATCTTAAGAATGCGGTCGTGACCTTTAAACGGATCGTTGACCTCGACAAGAACAACGTAACCGGCCTCTTCAATCTCGGAGATGCCTACTACGCCAGTGGCAACGCTAAAGAAGCGAAAAAGATCAACGACCAGCTCAGGAAGATCAACCCCTCAGCTGCGGCGAAACTCGATAATGTTCTTTCCGGCAAAGCAGTGATCGATGCTACGAAGCAGAAGATCGAGAACAAGATCCCGAGGATACCCAGATTTCCTTTTTAG
- a CDS encoding vanadium-dependent haloperoxidase, translated as MNPFYYQRALANRQYRIDAAEAHFNELSPRFRRLDNGDELRYPNKIGNYSKGLPHQPNGEVVPTAYAALVNAIESANPAMFEQIPLGGTRKLTNPQAGFAFDIQGYDAFSMIQVPPPRFASREIAAELAENYWMALLRDVAFTEYTSNSIAYAAAVDLTAFGSDFKGPKNASGQVTPELLFRGLTAGDRLGPLMSQFWYLPCNFGANVIDQRIRTTVPNVNYMTDFASWLAIQSGSAPAGGDVFDTTYRYMRNGRDIGQWVHIDVLFQGYFQAFLAIAGMGVPFDAGNPYNNSLTQDGFATFGGPHVATLLCEVSTRALKAVWNQKWIMHRRLRPEVFAARVDRTAFHGAGYPVHSEILNSINTSTRLGGFLPAGNALLPMAFPEGSPTHPAYGAGHATVAGACVTILKAWFDEAYVIPNPVVPNAIGTALVPYTGDTLTIGGELNKIASNIANGRNIAGVHWRSDATESLKLGESIAIGILKDQKLSYNEQFSGFSLTKFDGTTVVV; from the coding sequence ATCAATCCATTTTATTATCAGCGGGCCTTAGCAAATCGTCAGTATCGCATTGACGCTGCTGAGGCCCATTTTAATGAGCTTTCACCGCGTTTTCGCCGCCTCGATAATGGCGACGAGTTACGTTACCCGAATAAGATCGGAAATTACTCAAAAGGGCTGCCTCATCAGCCGAATGGCGAGGTCGTCCCGACCGCGTATGCGGCACTTGTCAACGCGATCGAATCCGCAAATCCGGCGATGTTCGAGCAGATCCCTCTCGGCGGAACCCGAAAGCTAACGAATCCTCAGGCGGGTTTTGCTTTCGATATTCAGGGCTATGATGCGTTTTCCATGATCCAGGTGCCGCCGCCAAGGTTTGCCAGCCGGGAGATAGCCGCGGAGCTCGCGGAGAATTATTGGATGGCACTGCTCCGCGATGTTGCATTCACCGAATACACCTCCAATTCGATAGCCTATGCCGCAGCCGTTGACCTCACGGCGTTCGGATCTGACTTTAAGGGGCCAAAAAATGCGAGCGGACAGGTGACGCCAGAACTTTTATTTCGCGGACTGACAGCAGGGGATCGTCTAGGGCCGCTGATGTCGCAGTTTTGGTATCTGCCATGTAATTTTGGTGCGAACGTTATCGATCAACGCATTCGAACGACGGTTCCGAATGTAAATTACATGACCGATTTTGCCTCTTGGCTAGCGATACAAAGTGGATCGGCTCCTGCCGGCGGAGACGTTTTTGACACGACCTACAGATATATGCGAAACGGCCGCGATATTGGGCAGTGGGTCCATATCGATGTCTTATTCCAAGGCTATTTTCAGGCATTTCTTGCGATTGCCGGGATGGGGGTTCCATTCGACGCGGGGAATCCATACAACAATTCGTTAACACAGGACGGATTTGCGACCTTTGGGGGGCCGCACGTCGCGACGCTGCTTTGTGAGGTTTCGACGAGGGCTCTCAAGGCTGTTTGGAATCAGAAGTGGATCATGCACCGCCGGCTCAGGCCCGAGGTTTTTGCTGCCCGCGTCGACAGAACAGCGTTTCACGGTGCAGGATATCCGGTTCATAGTGAGATCCTGAACTCAATAAATACCTCTACTCGATTGGGCGGTTTTCTGCCCGCCGGAAATGCTTTGTTACCGATGGCATTCCCTGAAGGCAGCCCGACGCATCCTGCATATGGGGCGGGACACGCGACAGTCGCCGGAGCCTGCGTGACGATCTTAAAGGCATGGTTCGACGAGGCATACGTGATCCCGAATCCTGTGGTCCCAAATGCGATCGGTACTGCTTTGGTTCCATATACCGGTGATACTTTGACGATCGGCGGCGAGCTGAACAAGATCGCATCAAATATTGCCAACGGCCGCAACATCGCGGGAGTTCACTGGCGTTCCGATGCGACAGAGTCGCTAAAACTCGGGGAATCGATCGCGATCGGCATCCTCAAAGATCAGAAACTCTCCTACAATGAGCAGTTTAGCGGCTTTAGCCTGACAAAATTTGACGGTACGACCGTGGTCGTTTAG
- a CDS encoding cyanophycinase, whose amino-acid sequence MSESHDREIIGGHLLVIGGAEDKYNERRILKKFLKLAGKENAEVLIVPVASDYPEFAADVYTQAFRNLGVANPRVLRATSRQDVVNADVQKLLDGVTGIIMTGGDQMRLVSLLGGTKLAEKIRKMVRETDVVLAGTSAGAAAMSTSMIVRGEPSSHPHKNAVRLSPGLGFLKNIIIDQHFSERGRISRLITAVSFNPYNLGIGIDENTAIILDGKGKLEVYGAGSTTIVDGSQISFNEIAEVADNESFSVCGIQFHVMREGLIYNYIDRHPIQPPNEFLLPDLG is encoded by the coding sequence ATGAGTGAATCGCATGACCGCGAGATCATTGGCGGGCATCTGCTCGTCATCGGTGGGGCAGAGGATAAATATAACGAGCGGCGGATCTTGAAAAAGTTTCTTAAGCTTGCCGGTAAGGAAAATGCTGAGGTACTGATCGTACCCGTCGCGTCGGACTATCCGGAATTTGCGGCGGACGTTTATACGCAGGCATTTAGGAATCTAGGCGTGGCAAACCCGCGCGTTTTGCGGGCGACCTCGCGGCAGGATGTGGTCAATGCCGATGTCCAGAAGCTGCTCGACGGCGTCACGGGCATCATCATGACCGGCGGCGACCAAATGCGCCTTGTTTCGCTGCTGGGTGGAACTAAGCTGGCCGAGAAAATACGGAAGATGGTTCGGGAGACGGACGTAGTCCTCGCCGGAACGAGTGCCGGGGCCGCGGCGATGAGTACCTCGATGATCGTTCGGGGCGAACCGAGTTCGCATCCCCATAAAAACGCCGTTCGGCTGTCGCCGGGCCTCGGATTTCTCAAAAATATCATCATCGACCAGCACTTCAGCGAACGCGGCCGCATCAGCCGTTTGATCACCGCGGTTTCCTTCAATCCGTACAATTTGGGTATCGGGATCGACGAGAATACCGCGATCATTCTGGATGGTAAGGGAAAGCTTGAGGTTTACGGAGCTGGCTCGACGACGATCGTTGATGGCTCACAAATCAGTTTCAATGAGATAGCTGAAGTCGCTGATAATGAATCGTTTAGCGTATGCGGTATTCAATTTCATGTAATGCGTGAAGGGCTTATCTACAACTACATTGACCGCCACCCGATCCAGCCACCAAACGAGTTCCTTTTGCCCGATCTGGGCTGA